The Zingiber officinale cultivar Zhangliang chromosome 2A, Zo_v1.1, whole genome shotgun sequence genomic sequence CTAGCAGAATAACAAAAGAATAGCTTACGTTACATTCTAAATTttgtgaaaatattaaaaaaaaattggtatgTAGTGGATGTTTTAAAATGatctttataaaatttattattttttatttcatttatgtAATTCATTTTTATCTATATTAATATTATTTGTATTGAAATGAGATTCTTGAAATGAGGAGAAATAATTTGAAGGTGAGCATTAGAATTGTGTGAGCATTAGAATACAGTaagcatttggatggatgcacaTATTTGATTTAAACTTTTGACATAATACTGTGAGCATtagaattaaataaataaatgtcgGTTTAAAAATAGTCATTACAAACTAGCCATTATAAAATTAACTATTATAAAGGTAGCTATTATAAAAGCAGACATTATAAAACTAGTCGATTTAAAAATAGTCATTACAAATTAGTCGTTATAAAAATAGCTATTACAAACTAGCCGTTATAAAACTAGTTGTTACAAATACTTCTATATATTCATGTATAGAAGATAGAATCCTCCATTTTACTAACATTGTTTTCTCAAACTACATTGATAGTATTCATTTATTTTAAATGCCTCATAATCACAATTGCTCTAAGCATTCTATTCTCTTGGATCAGTGGagaaattttttaacaaattcaGATGATGACTTGGATCAAATAATGTTGATGCGACTTGAGCATGAAGAAATAAAAGTTCTAGCAGTTAAAAGTTCTTCCAGCGGAACCCATAGAATGTATTTAAATTAAGATCATGAAGCCTGCATGATCACCTCTTAGATGATTACTTCTCTGATTAGCCGGTATATCCCGATTTTGGATGCGAAGAGGTTATTCCTGAGCATAGTCAATGTCTTGTGATatcattcaaaatattttgaatggagaGTTGATGCAGCGGGAAAACGTGGTTTGTCATCCCTTCAGAAATGCACAATCGCTATCTGTCAATTTGTATATGGATCTCCTACTGACATTTGTGATGAATACATACAAATGGGTGAAATAGCTGCTCTAGTTTGCTTAGTCAACTTCTATCAATGTGTGATTGAAGTATTTGAGCCACAATACTTAAGAAGGCCTAATATTTCTGACATTCAATGTTTACTTGACATGACTTCCCTAGCATGTTGGGTAGCCTTGATTGTATGATTGGGAATGGAGAAATTATCTTGTTGCTTGGAAAggcctgtaacgcccgcccttctattAACCTTAACATGCAGGACAAACGTTACTCTTTCCTCATATATCTAAATTCTCGGCCTTCTTACCTATTACATGCTGCTTAGTCCATAAATCTATTCTAACCTGTTACGCCTAGTAGGACATGACTTGCAGGCAAGTAGGGTCGAAGGGAGTCTGAAGCTTCTAGTGGGTCTGGGCCGTGTGGCCCTGACAGGTATTGTACTCCCACTGGCGTAGGGCATGGTTGTGTGAGGGTCGCACAGCCGTGACCCTTGGCAGAGGATGGgaggggcacggccgtgtgagcccaCACAACCGTGTCACTTCGGCCGAGAGAAAGAGAGACACGGTTATGTGGAAtcgcacggccgtgtagcattggcCGAGTGGAGGAGGTGCCcgaccgtgtgattccacacggccgtgtgacctcggccgagaggaagaagggcacggtcgtgtgtttccacacgaccgtgtcaccttagccgagaggaggaagggcacggtcgtgtgctTCCACACAGTCGTGtcgccttggccgagaggaggtaGTGGAAGGTCGTGCGAACCCGCACGGCCATGCCACGGGCCGTGCGGAAGATCCCCCTTCTCTACCGGAAGAGCTTGTTCTCCCctttttcactttcacttgccaTTCAAAATTCTGCCAAACCGTCAAATTCATTCTAAACAATTAGTGTCGGTATTTTATGTAAAGCAGAGAGAAGAAAGGAATACTAAAGTTCTACATGTTTCTCATAATAACAAATTCTTtgatctctttccattgttccatcacacacacacacacccccaAGCACTACTCCTGCTGCATCCTcctactcaagctttccttttcctttatcagcATTACAAaggaatgcaaatctataagcggatgcttagtaagtaccgtcTACTCACAAAACGATACATTAAAAGAGGGCATGCTTTTTAAAACTGTTTGAGGAAAATACAACGAtgtaaacatgcttttaaaactgTTTAGGGAAACATAAACATGCACTTGACAGTAATTCACATGAAAACCGTACttcggaaatatgtacatgacatgtatttttaaaccagtttatcatgcaatctattaacttaaaaatcatgttaataaAGCAAGGAACACAAGATTCTTGGCatactatagagttcatcaatgctacACGATATAACTCAACTTCTCAACTTAGGGACCTCCACTAGGACAAAccataaagtttgaaaatattatattacataattaatgaaaatagtaatcacttgcttgggcccaacattgtaccactttgcgcgcatccttaataagatccgaggtagctaatcccgaacctatcaaggtactactaggcggtctaggagcctagggccgactaggagcccacccatggatctTGTGTCCAATACatgtctttctaaagtaaaatactttcttttaactattaatttcttgtgCTTGCACTTGCTTGgtatttaaccaaacaccttatgtgcgcttaattccctcgtacttatagggaagcactttaggcacttgattatacttcttagtcccaaaaacctaatgggaagcaaatcaagatgatctaaacatgctcttaatcccaaaactttagaaggcattttacatatcatagcatctatctcctttaacatgcaaCACACTTAAAACATATTGTAACATGTATTAAcgaagctactcatactgcaggtgagaggtacttacaacttttcgctagatcttactactataagatgtagggaagacaatcctcTCTCTTGCATGCCTTATTCTCCAAGCCACCCTTCACCCGCGTACCAATCCTTgcaaaaactctcctcttagatcctccccttgaagaacttagaagctTGGACCTAGATCTCTTGATCTTAGCTGAAACTtacaaggaggaaggagaagtttcggctagaggagaagaggagatgaaaattaggtttttaatctcatccatccccttttatactaagtgaaagTTGGATCATCTTTTCGtatataatctacatataatgaattgtttcatatttctcatgtgatgctttatcactaccctaatggcaacttaaactaatctatatttttatttcttttctcttcttttatttcttttttgccCTTTTTGAAtagaggaaatttacgggtgttacaagaCCGGTTTACTTGAGGCGATCATGGAGTCTCAACAATTATACTTAAAGCGGTTGCATTTGCAGACCTGTGGATATGACATGCTTTTTTTAGAATAACATGATCACGTAGTGATGTGCTTAATGAATCACCTTTATTAAACGACGTTCTACAAGGAAATGTACCGGAAGTTAATTTTACAATAAATGACACACAATATATAAAATGGTACTATTTAACTGATGAGATTTATCCAAAATAGTATgcttttgttaaaaactttctgTGCCCTAGGATTCCAAGAGAAAAATATTCAAGCAaagataataaataaattataagaaAGGATGTTGAACGAGCATTTGGGGTACTTCAATCTCATTAAAAATGATCAGAGGTCCAGGATAATTTTGATACAAGAATAACTTGAATAATATCATGTATACGTGTATTAATTTGCACAGCATGATTATTGAGAATAAAGAGAATATAGTAAGTAATTGGTCGAATGATGAAGAAGATCCTCCGACATATATATTTCAAGGGTTTACCTAAAAGCTTCAAGAATATATATACCTTCAGAGAAACTATGAGATATGTGATaatcaagtatatcatcaatttCGAATCGACTTGGTTGAGCATATTTGGGCATACTATGAGTGCGATCagtaaaagaataatttttataaattatttgtgataatttattatttaatattgtactctttttaaatttataaatttttaatattatattttaataaattttgtaataTAAGAATGATCCATTAGTAAATAATtaggatgtttttttttttttgagatataTGAATTGTTCAGTGTGagatatataaaaaaacaaaGTGTTAAAAGGTTGTTTTTTATAGTGAAAGAAAGAgtaaaattttttactttttacgTGATAATAACGTTGCGCATAGAAAATATAAAAACCAAACTTTTAAAGTTTTTCCGCCCTCATGTTTATCACTGCCTTTCTGCCAATAATTCACTGACGGTAAGAATCTGTTGGGAATAAGGAGAGTGATAGAGTCATAACACGGCGATTTGACCTTAAATAACTTACCTTTGGAGAGGATGCTGAGTTTGATCGTTGACCTTATGACATTGGGTAACACTGATTTTGAAGATAAAAGCAACAGTAAAAGGAAGATTGAGAGTATGAAATTCACAGCTTCTATAGGAAGTCGATTAGGGGCAACAGTTAAAGGAAGATCGGGATAATGAAAGTCACagcttttgaattttaatttcacgAATTTAgaacatgattttgaaaaacgACTGACAATTGAGTGGGAGAAAAAAATAGAAGCCAAAACAATTTTGTATTTCCATATTTCAAATGTGAATTGGATATTGGCAATGGTTCAAACGAGCGTATTTTGTGTGTTGTCTTTTCGGATGAGTCTAGTGGTTAGTACATGAGATGTTGTCATTGATACGGCGTGTGTTtgtggggtcagtaagatgatgtgATTAAGAGTCAAGACCACAAGATGGTCAAACGTTAAACTTATGTGGAAGTTAGAAGTCCAACCTCCGTggctggtcaaaagtcaagcttacgtggaagtcagaagtccagcctccgtggctggtcagaagtcaagcttacgtggccaGGGTCACAGCTGACGGGGTGGTCAAAGGAGGGGATTATAAGTCGGACAAGGGTCACCTCTGATAGCGGTCCAAAATCGGGCCCACGGGCCAGGTACGGCGGAGGACTGAGCCCACAGGCTAGGTAGGGGTAAAGGAAAGAAGGACCCTGAGCgtgaatacagacctggcgtacaggtcgagacGTACGAGCCAAGGATAACAAGTGTACAGGGACAGGTCAGGACACAGACCTAGCATGCAAGTCGGGActtacaagccaaggataacaagTATACAGAAGCAcgtcgggacacagacctggcgtacaggtcgtgacgtgcaagccatggataacagtggaTAGGAGCAGGTCAGAAGTATACAAAGGCAGGTCAGGATaaagacctagcgtgcaggtcaggaCATACTAGCCAAGGATAACAAGcaaatagaagcaggtcgggacactgacctagcgtgcaggtcgggacataccaGCCAAGGATAACAAGTAGATAGAAgtaggtcgggacacagacctagcgtacaggtcaagacgtacaagccaaggataacaagTATACAAAAGCAGGTCGGGACATAGATCTGACGTACAGGCCGTGACGTGCAAGCCATGAATAACAGTGGATAGGAGCAGGTCAGGAGTATACAAAGGCAGGTCAGGACACTGACCTATCGTGCAAGTCTGGACATACCAACCAAGGATAACAAgtagatagaagcaggtcgggacacagacttAGCGTACAGGTTGGGAAGTACAAGCCAAGGATAGCAAGtatacagaagcaggtcgggacacagacctgacgtacaggtcATGACGtgtaagccatggataacagtggaTAGGAGCAGGTCAGGAGTATACAAAggcaggtcaggatacagacctaGAAGGCAGGTTGGGAAGTGcatagcgtgcaggtcgggacataccaGCCAAGGATAACAAGAAGATAGAAATAGGTCGGGACActgacctagcgtgcaggtcgggacatactaGCCAAGGATAACAGGTATACAGAGGCAGGTCGGGATGCAGACCCAGCGTTCAGGCACTACAAGACAACAAGCCGGGGAATCGTAACTGCTTGTCAGAAAATGTCAAAAAGCAATCAgcgtgtcagggaatattctcacAGTCGGGGCTCATTACCCCTTTTGATTCCATCGCCAACCTATGAAATGGtgccacgtgtcattcaccgctaGACAAAGCTTGACAACCGACATttcctgacacccgtcagacccaaAAACTtccattgcagtataaaaagggatactttgtcccttatgcaggtacgctcactcgtcatttctcactattctttacttttcatcctttctttatgtcttctggggaaaaagtacctgatttgagcgtcggagggcctgacccggggactttttccctggtttttggtctctaatgactcgtgggctcgtctgagtgtgcgcagagcgacAGTGTCATCGTCCTGGTCATCCTCCTTTGTCAGTCGTCTGTGCGAACCTTTCCGAGGGGTGCCAGGTAGATCCGACTCCGCGGCGACTTTCCGTCAATTTCTAGTACATCAAGGCCTGCCTTCattcgactcagcttccggacgggatcagtcATCATGAGATCTGgtattcgaatctcgataaaactgagataaatatctctcttatgtgttagtcattattccaaaaacTAATAATCACCCATAATTTATCTTTTCTGTGTTAATCTTAGGACGAATTAACAGGAACAAACATATTCATCTTTGCTATCATGTATTTTATATGTGGACTAGGCAAAGGTAGTATGTGAATATGATGCAtaaattgataaatttaaaaatataatacgtgatttaaataataataataataataataataattgaataAATGGTTTAATAAAACATCGTATATTTGTAGATGACCTCCTTgtgatttaatttaaagttatagcTTTGTCAGCAGATCTTTGCGTATGAAATAGAGTTCTTATCTATTTATCCAGAGTGATGTGACCATTCATATATtcctttttatgaaaaataaaatactctACTTCCACAATAATACATAATAAATAATTGAACATCTCAACACAAGTGATTGCCACAGAAATGACCAAATCTACGGTAAGTCGACCAAGATAACAGAAACTGAATTGATGAAGATCAACAGAAGGTAGTTCCGGAGGTGGTCTCATTGGGTCTCGCCTTCGGAATCCGGAAGTGCCACAGCCGTCCGGTGGCTCCAACTCTATTCTTCTGGCACAGGAACTCCAAGCCGAAAGCTTTCTCCACCTTCCGGTCGACATTGTGGAGGAACACATCGGTCTCCCCCTCCCCCCTCCTTCCTCGCCCCATCACCGCCGCCGAGTAGATTGCCGCCATCCTCCCCGGCGCCGACGGGAAATACCCCTTCGGCGCGTCGATCATCACTACGTCCCACTCCCGCTCGTAGATCTCCTGCGGAAGCCCTACCAGCGCCAGAGGGCACCCGCCGTTGTGCTGGAGCCCAGCGATGCCATCCGCCTGCCCCGGCCGGCACTCAGGCTCCGCTCGGTAGCCCGTCAGCAGCTTGCCCGCCTCGTCAACCCGGGTGCGGTACTTGACGTAGTGCGCCCGCAGGAAAGGGTTATCCTTGAGCACTAGCTCGTACCACTCCTTGTCGTCTTCCAGGAACACAGTGGTGCCACCAGCGTTGAGCGCGGCCCACATCTGAGAGTCGCGGCCGAGCCCGAAGACCAAGAAGTTGCAAGGTGAACGTCTGCGAAGAACATCGAATGTGAGTCGGATCTCCGCCCGCGACTGTTGCGGAATCTGAGGCGTGGTAACGTAGTAGAGCAAGGCCTCCGCTAGCTCACCCTTGACGTCGCCGCTGCTGCCGGAGGAAATATGCGAGAAGACAGGTGGAAACGAGCAGACGAGGCCGCGATCAGCGTTGCGTAGGAAGTTGGAGAGCAGGATGGCGCCGGCGACGAGGATGGCCGCAGCCGTCGCAAGGACCAAGGCTCGCTGCGGTACCGCCCTTGTCATCTCCCTCACCCTAAAAATTAAAAGATCTACGCAGAATTATAAATCCAAAATTCTGCTTTACCAAAGACTCTCGCTATGACTTCTTTAGCCTCGTTATGGACGGATATTACCTAATTGCCCTTAATCAACTTTCTACGTGCTAGATGGTCCGTACTAGTCAATGCGTCAACGAGGGTAACGGCGAGATAGAGCATAGATTGGTGTGTGTAAAAAAGAATTGATTTCGAAAACAAACAAACAGACAAAAATAGCAAGTACGTGGCTGGTCATAAATAGGGAATGGGTCCCGCCGTGTAGGATGGGGACGAATTTTGTATGGCTTGGTCGGGAAAATTAAGTttgcataattattataattttggcAGCTTGTCTGGTACGCTACTGTCTCAGCAAGTAAAACATTACTACATGCTACAAAATTATTACAGGCTAAAAAATTGAATTGATCAAATTAATACGGGTTAAATATTATTAGTTATCAATTTTTACTATATCTACCCACCAcagttttaagataattaaattatataaaaaacaaTTATAGGGTTTTAAGAAGTAATTAATGATATGAAAACAAATATATTATtcaaaaaagaaaagaggattagatttttgagaaataaaaatttaaaataagtcTTTAGTCACCGAGCGAACTAACAATAGTATAATAGAAAGATAAAACGTGCAGCTATTTAATTACGGACTACAGGCGACAGTGTAACAAATAAATCAATTAGGTAGTTAATCCATTAGCTATCCCAATTAATAATCTATTATCTCAAATTAATCATCATAATTAAACTCATTAATTAAATAATCCATACACGATTCAATAGATTAACCAATTAATTCATCTTTGTACTAATAATTAATAATCAATATTACCCCTAGGGCTAGGTAGTGGCTAGTCCTCCAAGTGCGGATCCTAAGGATCTCAAGTCGAGACTTATATAGCTACAGTAAATTATAAGGGATTTTCACTTTAGTGGATAGCAGACCCGAGTGTTGGTGCTGAAAGCACTGATTAATTAAACATGTATTTTGATATTATTAAAAGTTTAAAGTTAAGAGTTATCATGTTCTAATGAGCTTAACTAAGTATACAAGAAAGTCCTAGTTAAGGTAAGGCAAAGAAAGAAGTCTTGATCGAGTGGATTAGG encodes the following:
- the LOC122042356 gene encoding probable methyltransferase At1g27930; protein product: MTRAVPQRALVLATAAAILVAGAILLSNFLRNADRGLVCSFPPVFSHISSGSSGDVKGELAEALLYYVTTPQIPQQSRAEIRLTFDVLRRRSPCNFLVFGLGRDSQMWAALNAGGTTVFLEDDKEWYELVLKDNPFLRAHYVKYRTRVDEAGKLLTGYRAEPECRPGQADGIAGLQHNGGCPLALVGLPQEIYEREWDVVMIDAPKGYFPSAPGRMAAIYSAAVMGRGRRGEGETDVFLHNVDRKVEKAFGLEFLCQKNRVGATGRLWHFRIPKARPNETTSGTTFC